TTCTATGAACTAAAGGCAGTAGTTATTTATGGGGCTGCGCATAACCATGTAGAACCGCCAATAAGATTACCGTAACCGTTCTACAAGATTATATGATTGGTGATCAAAGAGTAAATAGGTGGCTGCGCTGCTCTTACCTTGAGATTTTTTGGTACATCATTTGCAGGCTGACCATGGTGCAGGTAGTAGTGAGTGCAGTCATACATCACATAGCCCAGTAAACCACCTCCGAAAAGAGCAGGAGTAATTGAAGGAGTGGCAAACACCGCAACCATATTCCAGAACTGGCAAGGAAAAATTTACAGTAAAAACCAGTATGATTATGTATACAGAGCAGCTATTGTGCACAAAAACAGCACAAACAGAATAACAAAGCTCTGAAATTGCTCATTTCAATATTGAAGTTCAAATACGTGCATGCCAGGACAGAACAAATGATAAATGCCCAACAAAAACTTTTCTAGATGAATCATCTGCAATTCTTTTGATGTAATTATAACAGGACTTGAAACTATGACATCTGCTACAAAAACTACAATTATGATTACGGTTGGAACCAACATTATGCTCATCTCAGCCATATGTCAGCATAAAGTAATCCTCTACTTTCACAAGGTGGCCTATGCTCATCGTCTTTCTCTTATTCATAACTCAACATTCTAATCTTGCAGGAGGGGGCCATTTCCCATCTCAGAACCCCCCACGTAACCATAAGAAGGTCTGTGAAAAAAGTGTGCACACATGATGACTGATAGCCAGTTAATCTAAAACCCATGCTTAATGCAACAAGTGAGCAAGAACAGAATCCTCTTGATGAAATTCATGGAAATATCCTGAAGAATGTTcacaatttgaaaaattaaagtgCTCAGCATTCAAACACGACTTTTTATCAACTATATGACACAGTGAAGGCAAGGAAAAATACACATACAGGCACCAAGAGAATAGCTGTTGCTGTTGGAGGAAAAACAAGGCGGAGACCATCCATAGGGTGCTTATGATGACAACCATGAAGAAGATAATGTACTGTGTTCCCCCTAAAGCAAGCTCACATCATCAGAAGACTAGTCTACCAGAGCTTAActgtatagaaaataaaagattcagTGCATGGGTGCGAGTAGAGAGAGGACTAACCAAtagctttttgtttttatgtggaAAAGGAATCGATGCAAAGTGTATTCGAGCAATGTCCAAATGAAAACACCACCAACCACCATTAAGGCTATCTCAGGAAGTGCATGCCCCATCCTTACAGACTTCAAGACGCAATAGCATACAACAGGCAGCCAAATTGAAGGAATCGCCCACCAAACAGTGCGTGTCAAGGACTGTTCCAAAATAGAGGTGTCAAGTGTCACAGATGCAGTCATGTATTCTCAACAAATGCATTCTATGAACCTTAATTAAAATGCCCGTTATGAAAATTATAACATGTATATACACGCAAGGATGAATTGTGATCATGTTACAGATTGGAAACAAAGCCGCTATACCTCCACAAAATCATTCTCAAAAAACCTAGGGCCTTCCCTGCTTACAATAGGCTGGTGCACCCACTCCTCATAAGTTTCTCCAAGATGGCCAACCTGCAATAAATCTCAAGAACTTCTAATCACTAACAGAATTAACAATGACAGTGTGAAAAGTGCATCaaacgaagaaaaaaaatgttactcAGTATAAATCATGCGAATAAAACTGAAAGATGAAGCAGGAAGAAACAAGATTAAGAAGCTTCCGAAATCATGCTGAAGCCAAAATAGGAAGTTTAAATCAAGCAGTTTCATTGAGCAAGCAGAGGAGGACAAAAAAAGCGAGAACTAAATTGCTAAAGTAAGTAAGatgtatgatttttattttgaacccAATAAGATAGAAATGGCTCAAGAAGGGGAAAAATAGCTTAAAAATGCAAAGTTCAGTAGAACATATTTGGCTTCGCAAATGCAACTTCCATATATGATTAAGTTATAAAAGAAGTGACGGTGCAACTGTACCTGGAAGACAAGGGGCTTGTCTAGATCAACCGTGAATTCCTGTGCTACCATCTTGAGACTTCGTTGTGTAGctataggaaaaataaaaggaatagattcaattgaaaaaattacatgagTACAGGAAATGCAACGAGGAattatacattttttaatataagcaaATAGTCTCTggtacaaaaaaaatccaatttgacATAA
This genomic interval from Populus alba chromosome 1, ASM523922v2, whole genome shotgun sequence contains the following:
- the LOC118035892 gene encoding dihydroceramide fatty acyl 2-hydroxylase FAH1 isoform X1: MNATQRSLKMVAQEFTVDLDKPLVFQVGHLGETYEEWVHQPIVSREGPRFFENDFVESLTRTVWWAIPSIWLPVVCYCVLKSVRMGHALPEIALMVVGGVFIWTLLEYTLHRFLFHIKTKSYWGNTVHYLLHGCHHKHPMDGLRLVFPPTATAILLVPFWNMVAVFATPSITPALFGGGLLGYVMYDCTHYYLHHGQPANDVPKNLKKYHMNHHFRVQDKGFGITSALWDRVFGTLPP
- the LOC118035892 gene encoding dihydroceramide fatty acyl 2-hydroxylase FAH1 isoform X2 produces the protein MVAQEFTVDLDKPLVFQVGHLGETYEEWVHQPIVSREGPRFFENDFVESLTRTVWWAIPSIWLPVVCYCVLKSVRMGHALPEIALMVVGGVFIWTLLEYTLHRFLFHIKTKSYWGNTVHYLLHGCHHKHPMDGLRLVFPPTATAILLVPFWNMVAVFATPSITPALFGGGLLGYVMYDCTHYYLHHGQPANDVPKNLKKYHMNHHFRVQDKGFGITSALWDRVFGTLPP